The following are encoded together in the Lathyrus oleraceus cultivar Zhongwan6 chromosome 3, CAAS_Psat_ZW6_1.0, whole genome shotgun sequence genome:
- the LOC127128157 gene encoding pentatricopeptide repeat-containing protein At5g06540, which translates to MSTTASNVAAKTAILLKHRTLSTVTFSPPSLTFLADNSTTIEHLKQVHAQMIVSSRINDDFAASRLFSSFALSPFGNLTHASRIFSSIHKPNSFMWNTLIRAQQHPHNSISLYISMRTLGVLPGKHTFPFLLKACSSLSNPLLPCKQVHTHVLKFGLDLDSHVANGLVRGYSVSGDLVDARHVFDEILMKNLSLWTTMICGYAQNFCHNEALDLFEGMIALGFEPNGATLASVLSACARSGCLELGERIHEFMRVKGVEVGVILGTALVYMYAKNGSILTARKLFDEMLERNVVTWNAMICGLASHGHVEDAISLFESMKKDGVVVPNDVTFIGVLSACCHAGLIGVGREVFCSMKDVHGIEPKIEHYGCMVDLLGRGGKLLEAEEMIKRMPWKPDVVILGSLLAASKNNGNTEVAERVVKEILTLEPHNHGARVALSNMYAEAGQWQEVLRLRKTMKEEKLKKAPGWSLVAT; encoded by the coding sequence ATGAGCACGACTGCTTCAAATGTTGCCGCCAAAACTGCAATCCTTCTTAAACATCGCACCCTTTCAACTGTTACGTTCTCTCCTCCTTCCCTAACATTCCTCGCCGACAATTCCACCACCATAGAACACCTCAAACAGGTTCACGCCCAAATGATCGTTTCATCTCGCATCAACGATGATTTCGCTGCAAGCCGTTTATTCTCCTCATTCGCACTTTCCCCTTTTGGAAACCTCACTCACGCTTCCAGAATCTTCTCTTCTATACACAAACCCAATTCCTTCATGTGGAACACTCTCATCCGCGCCCAACAACATCCCCACAATTCTATCTCCCTTTACATCTCTATGCGTACACTTGGTGTCTTGCCAGGTAAACACACTTTTCCTTTTCTCCTCAAAGCTTGTTCTTCACTCTCCAATCCCTTGCTACCTTGTAAACAGGTCCACACACACGTGCTTAAATTCGGGCTCGACTTAGATTCTCACGTCGCTAACGGTTTGGTGCGAGGTTATTCTGTTTCTGGTGATTTGGTTGATGCCCGTCATGTGTTTGATGAAATTCTGATGAAAAATTTGAGTCTTTGGACCACCATGATTTGTGGGTATGCTCAGAATTTTTGTCACAACGAGGCTTTGGATCTTTTCGAGGGGATGATTGCTCTTGGGTTTGAGCCTAATGGTGCTACCTTGGCTTCAGTATTGTCGGCTTGTGCGCGGTCTGGATGTCTCGAGCTTGGGGAAAGGATTCATGAGTTTATGAGAGTGAAAGGGGTTGAAGTGGGCGTTATTCTTGGGACGGCATTGGTTTATATGTACGCCAAGAATGGGTCAATTTTGACCGCAAGGAAGTTGTTTGATGAAATGCTTGAGAGGAATGTTGTTACTTGGAATGCTATGATATGCGGTTTAGCTTCTCATGGACACGTTGAAGATGCTATTAGTTTATTTGAGAGTATGAAAAAGGATGGGGTTGTTGTTCCTAATGATGTTACATTCATTGGGGTTTTATCTGCGTGTTGTCATGCAGGTTTGATTGGTGTCGGTCGCGAAGTGTTTTGCTCAATGAAGGATGTGCATGGAATTGAACCGAAGATTGAGCACTATGGGTGCATGGTTGATCTTCTTGGGAGAGGAGGTAAGTTGTTGGAGGCAGAGGAAATGATAAAAAGGATGCCGTGGAAACCTGATGTGGTTATTTTGGGATCTTTGCTGGCAGCTAGCAAGAATAATGGAAACACTGAGGTTGCTGAAAGAGTAGTGAAAGAAATTCTTACTCTAGAACCTCATAATCATGGAGCTCGTGTTGCTTTGTCGAACATGTACGCAGAGGCTGGACAATGGCAAGAAGTTTTGAGACTGAGGAAGACGATGAAAGAAGAGAAACTCAAGAAAGCTCCAGGATGGAGTCTTGTTGCCACTTAA